One window of the Trifolium pratense cultivar HEN17-A07 linkage group LG2, ARS_RC_1.1, whole genome shotgun sequence genome contains the following:
- the LOC123904933 gene encoding uncharacterized protein LOC123904933, producing the protein MSKHDRSFVQDLQNSCEVLVSQMPVLAIRGETLSIQITQSEYERVVEDCKRNLHGGLVLNKGDKSVTARDLKAKLSMVWKTRNLWHMVSLGRGFYEFQFTSYEDMRLAWSMGSMNLKLEILRLSKWTNDFNPVIGTPLLLDESTKTRAFGHYACILVDIDLSRRRFDEIVVEREGYAFKLGVVYECLPTFCPHYTTIGHDLTSCRWIHPTKETAKAEVMQPMVPKKPQPQYVVKNKHDASGDLENPVVVDTLQLAQEQAKLQLEQHTPVPEQSVEDNIDNIITVEGNADRVIKSSTSFTWNWKTLEMKLLMENTREEYQTQAYRANSDNEEEFTILVELVQEGVPETQLELEVTSQSTASKSTETIPGTSVDNVFRDTQGRALPLVTQMDMQVIRQAWADTTK; encoded by the exons ATGTCTAAACATGACAGATCCTTTgtgcaggatctacaaaactcGTGTGAGGTCCTTGTGAGTCAGATGCCTGTTTTAGCAATCAGGGGAGAGACATTGAGCATACAAATAACGCAATCTGAGTATGAAAGAGTGGTTGAAGATTGCAAGAGAAACCTTCATGGTGGACTAGTTCTCAATAAAGGCGACAAATCTGTGACGGCCAGAGACTTGAAAGCAAAACTGTCTATGGTTTGGAAAACTAGAAATTTGTGGCATATGGTGTCTCTCGGAAGGGGATTTTATGAATTTCAGTTTACCTCTTATGAGGACATGCGATTAGCATGGTCTATGGGATCCATGAATCTCAAACTGGAGATTTTACGTTTGTCAAAGTGGACCAATGATTTTAATCC CGTTATTGGAACTCCACTCTTGCTGGATGAGTCTACCAAAACTAGGGCTTTTGGCCATTACGCGTGTATTTTGGTGGATATTGATCTCTCTCGCCGAAGGTTTGATGAAATTGTGGTCGAAAGAGAGGGATATGCTTTTAAATTGGGGGTTGTTTATGAATGTCTTCCTACATTTTGTCCACATTACACGACTATTGGACACGATTTAACCTCATGTAGGTGGATTCATCCGACCAAAGAGACGGCGAAGGCTGAAGTCATGCAGCCCATGGTACCGAAGAAACCGCAACCACAATATGTTGTAAAAAACAAGCATGATGCGTCTGGCGACTTGGAAAACCCGGTTGTAGTTGATACTTTGCAGCTCGCgcaagaacaagctaagctaCAACTTGAACAACATACACCGGTGCCGGAACAATCTGTAGAAGATAATATAGATAATATCATTACCGTGGAGGGAAATGCCGATCGAGTTATTAAGTCCTCTACCTCATTCACATGGAATTGGAAAACGTTAGAGATGAAATTGCTCATG GAGAACACAAGGGAGGAATATCAGACGCAGGCATACCGAGCTAACAGTGACAACGAGGAGGAATTCACTATCTTGGTTGAACTTGTGCAAGAAGGCGTTCCTGAGACTCAGTTGGAGTTGGAGGTAACTAGTCAGTCCACTGCTAGTAAAAGCACTGAGACCATCCCTGGAACTAGCGTGGACAATGTCTTTCGGGACACACAAGGTCGTGCACTTCCTTTGGTCACACAAATGGATATGCAAGTTATAAGACAAGCTTGGGCAGACACTACGAAATAA
- the LOC123909614 gene encoding triacylglycerol lipase OBL1-like: protein MYLVFLSILLQKLVQLFKYPLKYLGFTIELFLNLASGNCNIFHIILNFFQGKELVDTNSADYLSIVGHIDNRVELDKSIQRDDPKYNVALSMMASKAAYENKAFIRDSVQNHWKMEVVASGDYWNDYQGKATTQAFVLLDKSDNQDTYIVTFRGTELFDADQWSYDFDVSWLNLPGLGKTHAGFMKVLGLQKSNMGWPKEIETNPNHAPEAYYFIRDLLKKHLNENNKARFIVTGHSLGGALAILFPAILMMHEETLLLERLEGVYTFGQPRVGDDIFVEYMENNMKHNGIKYYRIVYNYDIVPRLPPDLKDILFKHFGICLYFDRDYNGKKVHEEPNKNYFSLSKIVPMTLNAFCELVRSFTMVSRYGPQYQEGWVLRIFRLVGLVFPGALDHLPQDYVNATRLGSILSKVD, encoded by the exons ATGTATCTTGTATTTTTATCGATATTGTTACAAAAGTTGGTGCAGTTGTTTAAGTATCCATTGAAATATCTTGGCTTCACTATTGAGTTATTTTTGAACCTAGCTAGTGGCAACTGCAACATTTTCCATATCATTTTGAACTTTTTTCAAG GTAAGGAGTTAGTGGATACAAATTCAGCAGATTATTTGTCAATTGTTGGTCATATTGACAATAGAGTGGAGTTGGACAAAAGCATTCAACGTGATGACCCAAAATATAATGTTGCATTGTCTATGATGGCTTCTAAAGCAGCTTATGAGAATAAAGCTTTTATACGAGATAGTGTTCAAAATCATTGGAAG ATGGAAGTGGTGGCAAGCGGCGACTACTGGAATG ATTATCAAGGAAAAGCTACAACTCAAGCTTTCGTCCTCCTAGATAAAAGTGATAACCAAGACACCTACATAGTAACTTTCAGAGGAACCGAACTCTTTGATGCTGATCAATGGTCTTATGATTTCGATGTCTCATGGTTGAATCTTCCCGGTTTGGGAAAAACCCATGCTGGTTTCATGAAAGTCTTGGGTTTACAGAAAAGCAACATGGGTTGGCcaaaagaaattgaaacaaatcCTAACCATGCACCTGAAGCCTACTACTTCATTAGAGATTTACTAAAGAAGCATttgaatgaaaataataaagcaAGATTTATTGTAACAGGTCACAGTTTAGGTGGAGCTCTTGCTATTCTCTTTCCAGCAATATTGATGATGCATGAGGAAACACTTCTTTTAGAGAGACTTGAAGGGGTGTACACATTTGGTCAACCAAGAGTTGGAGATGATATATTTGTTGAGTACATGGAGAATAACATGAAACATAATGGTATTAAATATTACAGGATAGTTTACAACTATGATATTGTTCCTAGACTTCCTCCTGATCTTAAGGATATCTTGTTCAAGCACTTTGGGATATGTCTTTATTTTGATAGAGACTATAATGGCAAG AAGGTGCATGAGGAGCCAAACAAAAACTACTTTTCTTTGTCAAAGATAGTGCCGATGACATTGAATGCTTTTTGTGAACTCGTAAGGAGCTTCACTATGGTTTCTAGGTATGGACCACAATATCAAGAGGGGTGGGTTTTAAGAATTTTTCGACTAGTGGGTTTAGTATTTCCTGGAGCACTTGATCACCTACCCCAAGATTATGTTAATGCTACCCGATTGGGATCAATTCTCTCCAAGGTGGATTGA
- the LOC123904934 gene encoding uncharacterized protein LOC123904934, with protein MGLDDNAWCAYHRCRGHSTEKCFRLRDLIEELIKSGHLRKFIDDAAQGRVVVPKAPRQEPRDPPGPNREPPKGRISVNTIAGGFSGGGESSSARKRYVRRAISEIYLVSQPQPLNVPDLAFTAKDGLEVAPHDDDPLVIQVQILNCDVKRVLIDSGSSADIMYWEAFKAMQLAEEQLQPYSGTLVGFSGEQVDVMGYASLLTTFGEGSNAKTIKKVEDVTGARTKFPRREQQKALHHNVMQK; from the exons ATGGGGCTGGACGATAACGCCTGGTGCGCATATCACAGGTGTAGAGGTCACTCCACAGAAAAATGCTTCCGCTTAAGAGATTTAATCGAAGAACTAATAAAAAGCGGACACCTTCGCAAATTCATTGACGACGCCGCCCAAGGGCGGGTTGTCGTGCCAAAAGCCCCCCGGCAGGAGCCACGAGACCCTCCGGGGCCAAATAGAGAACCTCCCAAGGGGAGAATCTCCGTGAATACAATAGCAGGAGGATTCTCAGGCGGGGGCGAATCAAGCTCAGCAAGAAAAAGGTATGTACGCCGAGCTATCTCGGAAATATACCTCGTCAGTCAGCCTCAGCCATTAAACGTACCAGATTTGGCATTCACGGCAAAGGATGGTTTGGAGGTAGCACCCCATGACGATGATCCATTagtgatacaagtccaaattttgaactgtgaTGTAAAAAGAGTATTGATAGACTCCGGAAGTTCAGCGGATATTATGTAttgggaagctttcaaggccatgcaattagcagAAGAACAATTGCAGCCATACTCCGGAACCCTGGTTGGGTTCTCTGGCGAACAAGTGGACGTAATGGGTTACGCCTCCCTTCTTACCACGTTTGGAGAAGGCAGCAACGCCAAAACTATCAAG aaagttGAAGATGTCACAGGTGCAAGGACAAAGTTTCCTAGACGAGAACAACAAAAGGCGTTACATCACAACGTAAtgcaaaaataa